The sequence below is a genomic window from Salvelinus namaycush isolate Seneca chromosome 2, SaNama_1.0, whole genome shotgun sequence.
CACGAAATGGGCCATGGCCTGGATGATGTTCAAGTGAGTGATTTCATTGTGATTTTGTTGCTGACTTAAATTGAAAGAAGCATGACAtcgaaaacaaaaatatattggcTTGCAACAAAGGCATGGTTTTATTATGGTTTCATGTAATGGACGGAATGGAAATGGCATATTTCATAATGAACTCCCTTGTAAGAATGACTATAACATCACTTATATGAAACTCTTTTTTTTCAGCATGTAGATGATCACAGTATTATAATGGCAGATCAGACGGTCATCAAAAAAGGTGAGATTATTTTACTTTCCACATCGCTACTTTCCTACTGTATATTAACTAATTGATCAAACTAATTGATGAAATGGTAAAAATGCTTTTGCCACTTCAAGACAATACACTTACTGGTTTGTGAGATAGACATGCTTGGTGTATAAGGCACTGCGTGTGCAACAGGTAACACGGATGCAATAGAGAAACATTGAGTGCTATTTCCATTAACTCCATCCCTGAGATTGCTTGTTACTAAGTACATACCTGGAAAAAATCTTCTTCGACAAATATTTTGCAATTATTTGTACAGTGATGTCTTTGCATTTGATTATAAAAAATCGGAATGGGAAAGGCTTTTCGTTGTACTTGTTCGTACATACATTGATAATCCCCGTAGTCATGAGGTGCACTTAACTAAGCCCAGTTTGATCCTCTGTGTGTTCTCGTGCTGAGGTCGTTTGAATAGAGCACCAGAAAAAGAACCTTTTCAAAATAGCAGGCTCTCGCTGACAAGATGTAACTGTGAGGACATTGTGCAATCCTTGAAATCCTGCAttgactggggagagagagggagagagaaagagagggagagagaaagagagggagggagggagggagggagggagggaggggtctttAGAGGTCTAAGCTGGTGCATTCGACTCCTTTTGAATTCCAGTTAAAAGCAGTCCAATGGATTGCTCTTCTCAGGACTCGCTGGCTGACGTTCTGCAAAACCAGCTTTAGCTGGGGTGTGGTGTCCTACTTGCAAATCAGTCATTTGTTGGGGCATGAAATGTTTTGAATGAGGAGGATTCAGAGTGTTATCTATTACGCCTTCCTTCAACAGTCTTTCACTCAGAAGAAGGTCATGTTGTGCATTGATTTGAAATTCTGCACCACCTTTGTAACCCAATGAATTTCTAGATTTATGTAGATATCGGATTGATCATATTAGTAGTAAATGTATTCTAGATGTATGGTTTGTTAAAACAACATCACTGTAGACATGTAGGTTCAAGAACTGTAATGATAGATAACATTGTTGTGGTATGGTGGGTGACTACAGTTAGTAGTGTGAATGACATTGGCAAGAATGGTAAAGAGTAGTTGACGCTGTCTTTTCTGTAGTAAAGCCTACATGTATAATGCTAAACTGCTTGCTCCACAGGATGAAGCATGTGAACAAATGTATAGTTAACATGATATAGAATAGCCTAATGTGCATGCTCAAGTACttatttatgtttttagacaAAAGATTTTGATGGCCATCTAGGCAGTAGAAAGCTTgaatattttatttaatccagcTATAACCATTTGTGTTAAAGCTACCTAAATGCTCCTAATGCCTCATTTTGCATACCATATATATTTTCTCAATTTCAGGCATTTTTGATTTGAGACACACATTACATTGGTGGACATTGTTGATTTTCAGATTTGAATCAATACGATAATCTGATCAAACATACAGTATTAAGGAGGTAACAAGTTGCACGATAAAAAAATTGTTGTTGTGCAATGGCTCAATTTATTGGTCTTACACTCAAGGGCAGACTGTGGTTAGCCTACAGCCTACTGTACATTATTGTAAACGGTGAAAGCAAAACTTCCCTCTTAGCTGTTTATCCAATAGATGAGCTCTAAATCATAATTTTGCCCCCCTTTTGTGATTCTTCTCTCAGTACTAGGACTACGAGGGGGCAGGAACTTTGATCGCTTACAGAGGACTTATTATGAGGGGGGAATTCTTGCTGGTGAGGACGAAGGTATATGTAGTGTACTTTGTATGTTTGTCTGGGTGTGACTTGTTTAGTTTGACCCTTGAACTTTTGACCCAAAATGGCCACCTAGTTTGCCAGTTGGACAAGTCTTTAGATGAGGTTATTTTTAGTCACTCAATTAGAAGTAGCTACAGACCCTTGAACGTTTAATCCAAAATGGCCGTCCAATATAGGCCCTGTTTCTGTATATAATTCTTCAGATAGGCAAGGCAGGGAGAAGGGATTCATTGGGAAGatttcaattgcatactcctcaccttctctctccttgtctccttctcaaaacccattggaggagaaggtcagaggggaggatactctggctttctcatccaatgggttttgagaaggagacaaggagagaggaggtggggagtaTGCAATTGCAATCTTCCCTCTGTGAAGAAGTATGGAGCagttgtgtatgtatgtgtgtggatgTCATGTCAGTGGGTGGTAGGAATGAGGGGACTTTTAGCTGTGACACCGCAGGAATTATCGTTATCTAGTTAATGGCTACTTATGGTCTACATTTTGGCTTCCACAAAGTAAACATGTTTGTTGTTTACGTGTAACAGGTCAGTCACCCTGATTTTTTTTACAAATCATTATGATGGTGTTAAATTTCATAGTTTATTATAAGGAAAAGCATGTTAAAGTTAGAATCCAAGCTGCAGTGTTTGGAGGTTACTAACAGTGTGGATAAGATTTACAACTCGGCAGACGCAGCCAGTCTTGATGACTCAACCTGAATTTCTCAAAGAAACAGTCTCTTCTCAAAATAACATTTTTACAATGTAGCACAACCTCCAGAAAGTCCAATAATGTTGTCTAATGTCCGTCTGTCCTCGCTGCAAACCAAAATTCCCAATGGGACAATACAGATACATTTACCTTGATACTCCAACTTTTACTCTTACTTTTACTAATCCTACTCTCATTATCATTTCTCTTCACATCTATATTAACCTACACTCATACTAAccagtcctctctctccacacccctTTCCCAGGCCCCATGTCTCTCCCCAAGAGCAACTCACTGGGCCTGCCCTTCCAGAAGGAGTCCCTGCTAGGCATGGTGTCCAACCCCACCGAGGTGTTCTGCTCAGTGCCCGGACGCCTCTCGCTTCTCAGCTCCACCTCCAAGTACAAGGTGACTGTGGCTGAGGTGCAGCGGCGTCTGTCCCCTCCCGAATGCCTCAACGCCTCCTTGCTGGGGGGAGTCCTGCGCAGGTCAGTATTCGCACAATGTCAATCCATTGTGAGATGGTTCTAAGACATTATAAGGGGTGTTAAACATGTATCGCAAAGCATTATAACATCATCATAATAAGCTATACCTGTCGGCTTTAAGTTTTTAGTTTTAGCCTGAAGGTTTAAATAAACAAATGCATTATAACTGCATCATAATGCCGGCAGGTGTTGACGTTTTTTTtctttcctttatttaactaagcaagtcagttaagaacaaattcttatttacaatgaaggcctactggggaacagtgggttaactgccttgttcaggggcagaacgacagattttgtaccttgtcagctcggggattcgatcttgcaacctttcggttactagtccaacgctctaaccactaggctacgctgctgcCCCCAGCGGGTGTAATTGTGAACAATGGCCAACATATAGTCTGTTAAAATATGGTTCACAGCAGCTCAAAGGATCAGTGATTGTGATACAGCTGATGTGATGTAGTTAGGAGATCACAGCGAGATGTGCACGCAATACATTTCTCAGTTTACTCTGATGTTGCTCCTGTTTTACAGCTATTGTTAGTGAGCTACTTCCGGTTGTTGGATACTAAACGAGTGAAAGATTGTCGGTCTATATTCAGTTGTACACTCTTAGCAAAAAagttgctatctagaacctaaaagggttcttcggctgcccCCATTGGAGaagcctttgaagaacccttgtgggttccaggtagaacccttttggttccaagtagaactgttttgcttctacctggaacctaaaacggttttacctagaaccaaaaagggtccaccaatggggacagccgaagaacccttttggaacctttttatAAAAGAGTGTAGGTCTATACTGTGAAAAGTTCATACCTGGTTCATGGACAGACATTAATTTAGGAAAGTTTAGTGGTTCTCTGAAAGCAGATGTGTTGCTGTTCCTCTTCATTGCTTGTGTGGAAGCACCGTGACTACCTTTGTACGTGCCCTGCAATTCCAGATACTTCGCTTTGGGGATATGTTACATCAGAGTAGTTAGCACCAGTATGATAGAtagagtatgtttgtgtgtgtctatgtgggGGGGCTATAGGGCTGTTTTAATTGCTGCTGAGCAGTTGACCTTGTGCCCCATATATCAGCAGGCAGTCTGTTGAGGGACTAGGGGTTCGCTCCTGCCTATCTTTGCTGGGAATGGAAGTTTTTTACTTCCATGTGACCCCGCCAGTGCCACACGCAttaaagccacacacacacacacacacacacacacacacacacacacacacacacacacacacacacacactctgaggcACTGTTAACTAGGTCATGAAGCGATAGGCGACGGTGTGGAGGGAGTGGGGCAGTCACACACACGCCTCCCCAAAGACACTGTCTCTCTCACCCGCCAAGGACGGAGCGAAGCCTGCCACTCAGTCATGTGGAAAACTGAATTGGCTACAGCGAGTGGGgaattttagtgtgtgtgtgtgtgtgtgtgtgtgtgtgtgtgtgatttcccTTCTATGTTCTTAGGGCGGGAGAAGCATAATTTGACTGGAATATTTCCGAATccaacagtgtagttattccctccgcaaggcaatcaaacaagcgaaatgtctgtatagggacaaagtggagtcacaattcaatggctcagacactaaacgtatgtggcagggtctacagaccaATCAcgaactacaaaaggaaaaccagccacgtcacggacaccgacatcttgcttccagacaaactaaacaccttctttacccgctttgaggataatacagtgccaccgttccggcccgctaccaaggactgtgggctatccttctctgtggccgacgtgagtgagacatttaaacgtgtttaccctcgcaaggctgccggcctagacggcatccctagccgcgtcctcagagcatgcgcagaccagctggctggtgtgtttacggacatattcaatgtctccctatcccagtctgctgtccccacatgcttcaagatggccaccattgttcctgtaccaaagaaggcaaaggtaactaaATAACTATCGCCCCTTAGAACTCACTTCTgtcgtcatgaagtgctttgagagactagtcaaggacatcagacccacttcaatttgcttaccgttccaatagatccacagacaatgcaatcgccatcacactgcacacagccctgtcccatctggacaagaagaatacctatgtaagaatgctgttcattgactacagctcagcattcaacaccatagtaccctccaagctcatcattaagcttgaggccctgggtctcaaccccaccctgtgcaattgggtcctggacttcctgacgggccgcccccaggtggtgaaggtaggaaacaacatctccacttcgctgatcctcaacactggggctccacaagggCGCGTGtttagccccctcctgtactccctgttcactcatgactgcgtggccatgcacgcctccaactcaatcctcaagtttgcagacaagacaacagtagtaggcttgattaccaacaacaatgagacagcctacagggaggaggtgagggcactcggagtgtggtgtcagaaaaacaacctctcactcaacgtcaacaaaacaaaggagatgatcgtggacttcaggaaacagcagagggagcaaccccctatccatattgacgggacagcagtggagaaggtggaaagttttaagttcctcggcgtacacatcacggacaaacttaaattgtccacccacacagacagtgtggtgaagaaggtggagcaacgcctcaggaggctgaagaaatttggcttgtcacctaaaaccctcacaaacttttacagatgcactattgagagcatcctgtcaggctgtatcactgcctggtatggcaaccacCCGTCAAGGACAGCAACCACCCGAgcaactgcctgttcaccccgctaccatccagaaggcgaggtcagtacaggtgcatcaaagctgggaccgagagactgaaaaacagcttctatctcaaggccatcagactgttaaacagccatcactaacacactgcctacatacagacttgaaatcttTGGCCActtttaataaatggatcactagtcactttaataatgccactttaataatgtttacatatcttgcatcactcatctcatatgtatatactgtattttataccatatattgcatcttgcctatgccactctgtcattgctcatccatgtatttatatgtatatattcttactccattcctttacttagatttgtgtgtattaggtagttgttgggaagttgttagatattgctgcactgtcggaactagaagcacaagcatttttaatgtatttttgttttagGTTAGGATGGGTATCGGAGGCTCTTTTTCATTTGATTTATTTGTTTTCAAAAGTGAATGATGAGGTCTCCTTCGGGGATGGGGGAGACTTTTGCTGCTAGGTTTTCTCAAAGTGGTAGGAAGTCTGAAGTTTGGGTGACAGCCCTTACAACATCACTTATTGATGCTTACTTTTCGATTCGTAGGAAAAACATTTAATCACAAATAGCCTATGGAATGGAATATGCTATATTCTTTAGTTAGAGGGACTGTATGACCGTTATGAATTCAGACATTTCTTCACTTTATATGACCCCAATGTGGCCCTGTTCGTATGAAAGCAGACATTTGTCAAGTAACGATGATGACACTAACTGTATTTGTCCTTATTTTTCCAACAGAGCCAAGTCTAAAAATGGTGGCCGGTCATTGAGAGAGAAGTTGGACAAGATTGGGCTCAACCTGCCCGCTGGAAGGAGGAAGGCTGCTAATGTCACCCTGCTAACTGCACTGGTAGAAGGTATGCTGCCCTCTTCGTCTTTAAAACTGTGGTGAATGAGCCAAAAACATATGACATCATAGAAAAACAATGCATAGAACTCGTCTCCATCTTTACTCCTTGAACAAGTTGGCTGGTCCAAAATGGAGAGCCAATTGAATTAATTGTTGCACATATACAGAGATGTGATAAACAACATATCATTTGGATGTCTTTGTAGTCATCCCATCAGAGATGGTCATTTTGTTTTTACCACTTCCACTGGTGTTGTACCATCTATTCATTATATTTATATGGTGAACCTAAACTCTGCGATTCCGTTACTGTGACATGATTACctgtattattataatattgGCTGTTTAAAACTTACTGGAACTTGGCTTCAATAGTAGCTGTGGCTGGTCTTTGTCTTGTCATTTCCTCATTTTTGGTCAAAATGGCAGTGACCTAGCGGATGTTTGATTTTTGTCTTTCACTACATTTAACTGCCTTTGAAAATCAAGGAAGCTTTGACATTATCCACCCTGACTGCCTTGGTGACATTTTGAGGTTACCAAGCAGCTGGCCAAGACCAGTAGAGTAAGAGAATAGCCCCGAAAGACAACTTCACGGAGTCCATCCCTATCTATTACGTCTATTACGGCTGTGGCATTATCTAATACAGCACATGCGACCAAAGGACAAAGAAACATGTAGCTTGTAACCTTCCTGTCTTTCAAATCACACAAACTCTTGAAAGATGTTAAATACCCATCTCCTCAAATCATTTTCAGGGCAAAGTATTTCATGAAGATTTTTCTTGTTTTAGATCATTGTTTTTAGGCAGGATAGTCACCTCGGTCTACTTTTTCATTAAATCCCGTCTTTGACGCTTTCGTCAGTCATACCTCGGCTAGACAATGTCTAAGCAATGACGCATCGCTGTGCGCCTAGCCGCCCGAAGCCACGTGTAATTTCATTTCCCCCCCCCATATAAACTCTACTCACTATAAATGGAGTGACAGTTCGGTGCAGGAGAATGACTCGGGGCCAGTGTTATTTAGAGACCTTCAAAGTCTGAATTAAGGCTTGTTATAACGTGTTTGACTTGCCAGGGGGGTTAACTGACCTTAAAGCCTAATGTTTCTGAATAGCTACATTCCCCAAGTGATCTGTGTGTCTATCAATAAGTGCCTCTGTTTGGTGCTACAGGCTGCCCGGGTGCAGTTAGCCACATAAGCCCATTAAAGACCATGCAGGAAGTCACCCCTGAAGATGGGATATATTCATCTCATTGGCACAGCTTCCCCCGAGCCAAGAGACTGAGCGCAACTGATTATTTACGTTGCACCACTTCAATGTTCCCCTTTCTACATAATAGTGCCCCTGTGGGATGTGGGATGTCAGCAAGACCACATTCACACTTGTCTCTTAGatatgtttttttgtattttgtgtgtgtgtttgtttgtgtgttttatgCGTGTGCATCACTTGTGTGTTTGTCTTTATAGGTGAAGCCCTTCACTTGGCAAGGGATTTTGGCTACGTATGTGAGGCAGAGTTTCCGGCAAAGGCCATCGCTGATTACCTGGGTCGACCACATGTGGAACGCAATGAGGTCAACTCCCGCAAGAACATGCTCCTTGCTGCCaagtgagtctctctctctctctcctccaaatgAAGGGATGTACCCTGCGGGTTTTGAACGTATGTGACGTTTTGGACTCGGTTAAAACCTTTTTCAAATAGTTTTCAAGCTGCTCTTGATTTATAAAACatcttgatgtcttcactactttgAAGACCTTCCAATTTCGTAGTGTGTACATGAAACAGTGTACACATATAAGTGGATAATTGTCACCCAGACATAAATCCAATAGTCCATGTCTGGGTCATGTACATTCCGTTTCCTTTATCTAATTTCTGTCatctttttttcatttttttttttgtgtatgtgtgggcCATATATTTTtccactgtgctgtgatgtttcacaaaaatTCTGAACCTTTCGATTCTCATCGTTTCTACAGGAttgtaaatgaaagataaacacctttgctaagagtattattatattatcgattgattgactatgacttttcaaatcacccagcagttctatttgcagagttagctccaagtacatttttcagccattcctgaacctgtgaccaaaaaATAGCTACACATGGGCAGTACCAAAGAaaagtgatctaatgattctgtctctttgcagcaaaatctgcagtctattggttgcaagaattttgtataataatttaatttGAAAACAAAGTTTTGATTCCAACGTTGTTTTGGATTCAATGTccttttgtgtatcagttcatagaccatgtgccatggaaaatctcccaactattttgcaaactgtatggtgcagctgtacattttttggtccttaaattaaactggtatacttttttatttatcacaattttctttagccaattttggtctttaaaaCAGAGCTGACACACAAGTTCCTCACCTTATACCTACATAAATCCAATAGTCTATGTCTGGGTCATGTACATTTCTTTACCTTTATCTAATTTCTGTAATCGTTTTCTTTTTAAAAGGCAAATCTGTAAGGAGTTCACCGACCTGCTGACTCAGGATCGCTCGCCTTTGGGGAACTCGCGGCCGGCACCCATCCTCGATCAGGGAATCCAGAGCTGCCTGACCCACTTCAGCCTCATCACCCACGGATTCGGCTCGCCCGCCATCTGCGCCGCCATGACCTCCCTCCAGAACTACCTAAACGAGGCCCTCAAACAGGTGGACAAAATGTACCTGAGCTCTGGCAGCGAAACGCAGGGCTCCTCCGACAACGGTAGCAAAGCCTCCGACAAAATGGAGAAGCACAGGAAATGAGGAAATGCTCCCACATTGGACTGTATAGCCCCCCCTTTCCCCTTTGGACTACTTTGACGTCCTATTTAGTAGCGAAATTGCCGATATGATTCCGATTCTAGATCATTTGTGTTTTTACACAGTTGAATTGACAATTTCCTGTGCTTATGGCCTGTGCTCTTTTACGAGTAGAGTTTTTCAAAAGACTTGTCACTGCTTTTGCGTTGTTACTACCATTGACTGGTTTCAATGCGAGATCAACCTACCTTGGTGCCTACTGTAATAGTAGGTGCATAAGCTGCTTACAGCCAAAGGGCCTAGACGCTGTTGACATGGGGAAAGGAACagaaaacagactttgtttgccTATAGGACATATTTTCAAGATGGGTAACTGTGGTTGTAAATTATTTTCAGCTATTTTCCCTCCTCTTCTGTCTGGAGACAAATCCTCTGATTTCCTCTGTCTCTTCCGCGGTGCTCAGTTCCCATTGGACTTACCAAAGGCCATTTTTTTTAATAGGAGATAAGAAAATCCACTTCATTCTTGTTTTCTTTGATGCTTACATTTTCATAATGACTTCAATGGGTACGGTGTTATTGTGCTTTGTTCATGGGAGTTTCTTTGGTAGGTCTGGTAAAAAAAAAGGAGCCTGTTTCTTTGTTTGTCTACATTCCCCAGAAACCTTAAAGATGATTTGCAATGGCAGACATTCATTGTTCGATGACGGATGGTTACTTGTGGGTTGTGACAAAAGCCACAGCAATGGGGTCTTTGTTACTTTTAATCCTGTCTTTAAGTACTTATATTGCCCATTGGTTACTTTAGTATTTTTACAGTTTGCAAATGTAAAAGGAATCAGTCCCCGACCAGATTAGATATCCCTCACCTTCAGTACAAACTATTCCATGTTGATGTTAACTGTATCCAATCATAATCTGCCATTTTCATCTAAATTGTATCTCTTTTAACCAGAACACCAGCAAGAGTGTATGTGTtatgttgtgtgagtgtgtgtctgtgtctgtgtatgccaAATGTATATATTTCTTTTGAAAAATAGTGTTTTTAATTAGACAATGAACCGCAAACAGAGGATTTCCCCTGTTATCTTTACCTTGAATGTAAATATTTTCTAATTTATGTTGTAATTTAAATGGGATATGTAAATAATGGTatcattgtggtgtgtgtggcTTAACTTTTTATAATGCGTTAAAGTTGTATAAATGGGTTTTTATAGAGTAGAGGTTAGGCAGTTGGTATGACATGCTTTTTGAATATGTGTAAAGCTGTTTTAAAGCTATAGGAAAGAATATAAAAAGTCAACCCTGTGTGTAACAACTGTGTTGATATTCTCCCATTTGGGCGAGAGTTTTGCCTTGCATAGACATTTGATGAGATCTGAGGCAGtgggttctctccctctctttccctctcttgcaacccaaacacacacgcgcacacacacacgcgcacgaaTGCACTCACGCATGTACACAAAGCAGCAATGTACAACAGGCAAAACAGTTTCAGTTGTGTGTTTCATAAATTATGGGCAAGTCATTTGCGTGAAGATTTTCCTATTAATAAATGGTTTAAGAAAATGGGAACAATGGGCATCATTATGTGTAGTAACTTAGCTACACAAATAAGCAATGTTGCTTGGTGCATGAGGATGGTACAAAAAGGCATCATGTGAGAGCAAAACATTTCTCGTTTATGTTTTCACTTAGTTAACCATTTGGTGCACAACACACATACTTGTTTGTCTCCCTAAAGATTTatgttgtatttgtatttttttcgtTCCCCTTTTTAAATGTATATGCCCATCTTGGGAACAGGTGTTTTTGTGTGTTGCCCAATAAAAGCTGATCTCTACTTTAGCATATAACACACTGACAAATGTACGAGTATGTTGGACGTTTCACAGTAGGAGACGATTTTGATCGGCGAGAAAAAAACTACAGTGCTATGGTGCTCAATGTGTTGACTCTTGAGCAAAGGCTGCTTAAT
It includes:
- the LOC120026509 gene encoding transcription factor AP-2 gamma-like isoform X2, whose protein sequence is MSLLERLDWRERHDGSSNGNPRLPHLPAVSQHLYSPSPSLSHSANSDFQPPYFPPPYQPISYPQSSDPYSHLGDPFNINSIHQSSNQQQSWPGRQGQEGPHSRSGLASQILGLEGGSSALRREGFRRPELLPPHAHSIESSVIGDNIGLHEMGHGLDDVQHVDDHSIIMADQTVIKKGPMSLPKSNSLGLPFQKESLLGMVSNPTEVFCSVPGRLSLLSSTSKYKVTVAEVQRRLSPPECLNASLLGGVLRRAKSKNGGRSLREKLDKIGLNLPAGRRKAANVTLLTALVEGEALHLARDFGYVCEAEFPAKAIADYLGRPHVERNEVNSRKNMLLAAKQICKEFTDLLTQDRSPLGNSRPAPILDQGIQSCLTHFSLITHGFGSPAICAAMTSLQNYLNEALKQVDKMYLSSGSETQGSSDNGSKASDKMEKHRK
- the LOC120026509 gene encoding transcription factor AP-2 gamma-like isoform X1 → MLWKLADNVKYEDDCEERHDGSSNGNPRLPHLPAVSQHLYSPSPSLSHSANSDFQPPYFPPPYQPISYPQSSDPYSHLGDPFNINSIHQSSNQQQSWPGRQGQEGPHSRSGLASQILGLEGGSSALRREGFRRPELLPPHAHSIESSVIGDNIGLHEMGHGLDDVQHVDDHSIIMADQTVIKKGPMSLPKSNSLGLPFQKESLLGMVSNPTEVFCSVPGRLSLLSSTSKYKVTVAEVQRRLSPPECLNASLLGGVLRRAKSKNGGRSLREKLDKIGLNLPAGRRKAANVTLLTALVEGEALHLARDFGYVCEAEFPAKAIADYLGRPHVERNEVNSRKNMLLAAKQICKEFTDLLTQDRSPLGNSRPAPILDQGIQSCLTHFSLITHGFGSPAICAAMTSLQNYLNEALKQVDKMYLSSGSETQGSSDNGSKASDKMEKHRK